The following are encoded in a window of Vibrio azureus genomic DNA:
- a CDS encoding RluA family pseudouridine synthase — protein MPSPEHCFTRFTADISQVELPTQFTFPFYYTPHPLSVLAAKQLQQYLLKQKDFCHDFGLNGTTEGRGKMFGVLVVQNQQGEVGFLSAFSGKIAEQNLLPGFVSPVFDMLQDESFFHEENNAINKINAQYRDLVSQSDIADLQADIRADRMVYQQEETEYRNLIIANRAKRKHQRELGLNTLPNDQLNQLLEHLAKQSVAEKNTLKYMKKSWDDKLAVKEARLAELESQRESLKAQRKALSNALQEKLHKQYRFLNQLGKERNLIDIFTPTNNPVPPAGAGECAAPKLLQFAFQYGFKPLAMAEFWWGTPPKSEVRQHKAFYPSCQSKCQPILSHMLQGLNVEPNPLAISWAQEKELEILFQDDAMVVVNKPSGLLSVPGKTIKDSAYTRLQERFPDAEGPFVIHRLDMATSGILVFALTKRANKSLQKQFITREVQKRYIAILEGTLDKTEGLITLPMRGDPDDRPRQLICHQFGKPAETKWQLISVTEGRSRVRLYPKTGRTHQLRLHCAHHLGLNMPIRGDGLYGEKADRLYLHAERLELYHPYTRQPMHFTANCEF, from the coding sequence ATGCCATCGCCTGAACACTGCTTTACTCGTTTTACTGCTGATATCTCTCAAGTTGAGTTACCAACGCAGTTTACGTTTCCTTTCTATTATACCCCACACCCATTGAGTGTTCTGGCAGCCAAGCAGTTACAGCAGTATTTACTTAAGCAAAAGGACTTTTGCCACGATTTTGGGCTAAACGGAACAACAGAAGGACGAGGTAAGATGTTTGGTGTCCTTGTGGTGCAAAACCAACAAGGAGAGGTGGGGTTTCTTAGCGCTTTTTCTGGCAAGATTGCTGAGCAAAATTTACTGCCTGGGTTCGTTTCCCCCGTGTTTGATATGTTGCAGGATGAAAGCTTTTTCCATGAAGAAAATAACGCCATAAATAAAATCAATGCACAATACCGCGATCTTGTATCTCAGTCTGATATCGCTGACCTGCAAGCAGACATCCGTGCTGATCGCATGGTTTATCAACAAGAAGAAACCGAGTACCGTAACTTGATTATTGCCAATCGAGCAAAGCGTAAACACCAACGTGAACTTGGCCTCAACACTCTACCAAACGATCAGCTTAACCAGCTATTAGAGCATCTGGCAAAACAGAGCGTCGCTGAGAAAAATACGCTTAAATACATGAAAAAGTCTTGGGATGATAAGCTAGCGGTGAAAGAAGCACGCTTAGCCGAGCTTGAATCACAACGCGAGAGTTTAAAAGCACAACGGAAAGCACTTTCAAACGCGTTACAAGAGAAACTGCACAAGCAATACCGCTTTCTCAACCAGCTTGGCAAAGAACGAAACCTCATTGATATTTTTACCCCTACGAACAATCCGGTTCCTCCAGCAGGAGCAGGCGAATGTGCGGCCCCAAAACTCCTTCAGTTCGCTTTTCAATACGGCTTTAAACCGCTTGCTATGGCGGAATTCTGGTGGGGCACGCCGCCAAAATCAGAAGTGAGGCAGCACAAAGCGTTTTATCCATCCTGTCAGAGCAAATGTCAGCCCATTTTGAGCCATATGCTGCAAGGGTTAAACGTAGAACCCAATCCGTTAGCAATCAGTTGGGCACAAGAAAAAGAACTCGAAATACTGTTTCAAGATGATGCGATGGTGGTGGTAAATAAACCTTCAGGGCTGTTGTCAGTCCCCGGCAAAACCATTAAAGACTCTGCCTACACTCGACTGCAAGAGAGGTTCCCTGATGCTGAAGGGCCTTTTGTTATTCATCGGCTTGATATGGCAACCTCTGGAATCTTAGTCTTCGCTCTTACCAAACGGGCCAATAAAAGCTTACAGAAACAGTTTATTACCAGAGAGGTTCAAAAAAGATACATCGCTATTCTGGAAGGCACCTTGGATAAAACCGAGGGCTTAATCACCTTACCAATGCGTGGTGACCCTGATGACAGGCCAAGGCAGCTAATTTGTCACCAATTTGGCAAGCCAGCAGAAACGAAGTGGCAGTTAATCAGCGTTACAGAGGGGCGCAGCCGAGTGAGGCTGTACCCAAAGACAGGTCGAACTCATCAATTAAGACTGCACTGCGCCCACCATTTAGGGTTAAACATGCCTATCAGAGGAGATGGTTTATATGGAGAAAAAGCAGATCGCCTTTATTTGCATGCAGAGAGGCTGGAACTCTATCATCCCTATACTAGGCAACCGATGCATTTTACAGCTAACTGCGAATTTTAA
- a CDS encoding winged helix-turn-helix domain-containing protein — protein MDVKFIYDDSSKILYDKEGNEKGKLSVAEGRLLVFFVNHIGAAQTRDDLVKAGWPKIIVVENALTMAIRKLRNFGITIKTIRGEGYLYSCEEVWLKNINQYLSEEGHQHFVFKEKIEEKDADQTKELNEAVRSDTENKLIEPGTSKLDSSKEKNINVVSSLFNRSQITYFRVVLMAYGAILCLSYLAIQVSEPNVKCLRFNNQSVEVCSVLSFNKSEAKKLTPGLYLYGYIYDENSKHEFIKVR, from the coding sequence ATGGATGTTAAATTTATTTATGATGACAGCTCTAAAATATTATATGATAAAGAGGGTAATGAAAAAGGAAAGCTTAGTGTTGCTGAAGGCAGATTGCTCGTTTTCTTTGTTAATCATATTGGAGCAGCTCAAACCAGAGATGATCTTGTAAAAGCAGGTTGGCCAAAAATTATTGTTGTCGAAAATGCCCTGACTATGGCGATTCGAAAACTTAGAAACTTTGGTATTACAATAAAGACAATAAGAGGGGAGGGCTATTTATATTCTTGCGAAGAAGTATGGTTAAAAAATATTAATCAATATCTTTCAGAAGAAGGACACCAGCATTTTGTTTTTAAAGAAAAAATAGAAGAAAAAGATGCTGATCAAACGAAAGAATTGAACGAGGCTGTTAGAAGTGATACTGAAAATAAGCTAATTGAGCCTGGTACGTCAAAACTTGATTCGTCGAAAGAAAAAAATATCAATGTAGTATCATCATTGTTTAATCGTTCCCAAATAACCTACTTTCGAGTAGTTTTAATGGCTTACGGTGCGATTTTATGTCTATCCTATCTAGCGATACAAGTCTCAGAACCTAATGTGAAGTGTTTACGATTTAATAATCAGAGCGTTGAAGTATGTTCGGTACTCTCTTTTAATAAGAGTGAAGCAAAAAAACTCACACCAGGTTTATATTTATATGGATACATCTATGATGAGAATAGTAAACATGAGTTCATCAAAGTACGTTAG
- a CDS encoding winged helix-turn-helix domain-containing protein: MDSISLNNFLDLHTGQIRNQSGKEIAKLSSAESAILELLILNRGQCVSRDDMFHYGWPGLIVVDNSLTMAIRRIRNAGVQIQTVPRKGYTLTDEHIFIQQEQDVLASQNVQQLVASDVDDEKDEKRLLSNRGIERRRPLSATFWLCCIGYNFVLLIFLLLLESDKPNVVCVTDKDVEVCSTITIPQTGLADLSSGFYFYGYTYDDDDTHRFIKIH; the protein is encoded by the coding sequence TTGGATAGCATCAGCTTGAATAACTTTTTAGATCTTCATACGGGGCAAATCCGTAATCAATCAGGTAAAGAAATTGCCAAGTTGAGCTCTGCCGAGTCCGCTATTCTTGAACTCTTGATCCTAAATCGCGGCCAGTGTGTGTCTCGTGATGATATGTTTCATTATGGTTGGCCGGGTCTGATTGTTGTAGACAACTCCCTGACAATGGCCATAAGGAGAATCCGCAACGCAGGTGTGCAAATACAAACTGTACCACGCAAAGGATACACATTAACCGATGAGCATATCTTTATTCAACAGGAACAAGATGTGTTAGCTTCTCAAAATGTGCAACAACTTGTCGCTTCTGACGTTGACGATGAAAAAGATGAAAAGCGTCTTTTGTCTAATCGGGGCATTGAACGTAGACGTCCATTATCAGCGACTTTTTGGCTATGCTGTATCGGCTATAATTTTGTATTGCTGATCTTCCTGTTATTACTTGAGTCTGACAAGCCTAATGTCGTTTGTGTCACGGACAAGGATGTTGAAGTTTGTTCAACCATTACTATTCCACAAACCGGATTAGCAGACTTATCTTCCGGTTTTTATTTCTACGGATATACTTATGATGACGATGATACGCACAGGTTCATTAAAATACATTAA
- a CDS encoding DUF6968 family protein: METYTICEAKYFVTIPVENSQASEVRKVIFRISQPVPYDLPRLQGIKMHVCIVNIEGLEAEKRLYGVSSLQALCLAIQHISIKLREFKASRFVFYSDSALTCPFDMLSTHFLEDFLDKS, translated from the coding sequence ATGGAAACGTATACCATTTGTGAAGCGAAGTATTTCGTGACGATACCCGTTGAAAACTCCCAGGCTTCTGAAGTAAGGAAGGTGATTTTTCGGATCAGTCAGCCTGTACCTTATGACCTTCCGCGTCTACAAGGCATAAAAATGCATGTCTGTATTGTTAATATTGAAGGACTGGAAGCAGAGAAAAGGCTTTATGGTGTCTCTTCATTACAAGCGCTTTGTTTGGCTATTCAACATATTAGTATCAAGTTACGTGAATTCAAAGCATCCAGATTTGTTTTTTATTCCGATTCGGCCCTTACTTGTCCTTTTGATATGCTTTCCACTCATTTTTTAGAAGACTTTCTCGACAAAAGCTAA
- a CDS encoding AAA family ATPase, whose amino-acid sequence MSFENKPYLREIELKREKITTFDQYPFNVPSIKELDFIKFHPDVTFFIGENGTGKSTLIEAIAVAMGLNAEGGNKNMLFHTKETHSQLADFIKTIKSFKRPKDYYFLRAESFYNVATYIDQISPPSLQGYGGNSLHEQSHGESFMSTITNKLRGHGLYIMDEPEAALSPTRQMAAISAIHQLVEDGSQFIIATHSPILLAYPRAIIYQFSESGIYKTKYEDTEHYEVTLNFLKRHEYMMQILMNDE is encoded by the coding sequence ATGTCTTTCGAGAATAAACCTTATTTAAGAGAAATTGAGTTAAAGCGTGAGAAAATCACAACTTTTGACCAGTATCCATTCAATGTTCCTTCAATCAAGGAGCTCGATTTCATTAAATTTCATCCTGATGTGACTTTTTTTATTGGCGAAAACGGGACAGGCAAATCAACACTAATTGAAGCTATTGCTGTTGCAATGGGGCTAAATGCAGAAGGTGGTAACAAAAATATGTTATTCCATACTAAAGAAACTCATTCTCAGTTAGCTGATTTCATCAAAACAATTAAAAGCTTTAAGAGGCCAAAGGATTATTACTTCCTTAGAGCAGAAAGCTTTTATAATGTTGCAACTTATATTGATCAAATTTCTCCGCCGTCACTGCAAGGGTATGGTGGAAACTCTTTGCATGAACAATCACATGGAGAATCTTTTATGTCCACGATCACGAATAAGCTTCGCGGTCACGGCTTATATATCATGGATGAGCCAGAAGCTGCTTTATCACCAACCCGACAAATGGCTGCTATTTCAGCGATCCATCAACTTGTCGAAGACGGCTCGCAGTTTATTATTGCAACGCATTCACCGATTCTCCTTGCTTATCCTAGAGCTATCATTTATCAGTTTAGCGAAAGTGGTATTTATAAAACGAAGTATGAAGACACAGAGCACTATGAAGTGACTCTCAATTTCCTTAAACGACATGAGTATATGATGCAAATTCTCATGAATGATGAGTGA